The region aggaaaaaacttTGGAAGCAGAAAATCGGGGCGATATTCTGACGGTGTCCGGTGATGGATCGTGGTCGAAACGCGGTTTCACGTCGCGCATGGGTATCGTGTCCGTGATTGGAAAATATACCAACAAAGTTTTGGATGTTGCTGTCAAATCAAGCTTCTGCAAGGCTTGTGTATTCTGGAAAGGACAAGAGGGAACAACCGAGTACGAGGCGTGGTCTGAGACGCATGAATCCGAATGCAACGTCAATCACGAAGGCAGCGCGGGAAAAATGGAAGTCGACGGTATAATCGAAGTATTCAAGAGATCAGAAGAATTGCACAACGCGAAATACGGTTTCTATATAGGAGACggcgatacaaaaacattcaaGATGTTATTAGAAGCCAAGCCGTACGGTGACGatttgacggtaaaaaaaaaggaatgcgTTTTGCACGTGAAAAAGCGAGTATATAAAAGGGGAAACGAAGCAAGAAAAAGGTtagttcaactaaaaaaggccaaaaatcaaatcgaaGACAAGGCAATGGAGAgtgaaccgaaaaaaaaaggatctcGTTCGAGTTCTccgaaaactaaaaaaaatcaaacaaaaaacactgcTGTTGAACCGAAAAGAGCGCAATTGACGttaaaattattgacaaatCTCTCGGAATATTATGGCTTGGCAGTTCGTCGAAATTCCAATTCCGTGGAAAATATGAGGAAAGCCATATGGGCTACATTTCATCACAAAAGCTCAACTGATGAAAATCCTCAGCATGAGTATTGCCCTCCGGGAGAAGATTCGTGGTGCGAATGGCGCAAGGCCGAGGCCACAGGAGAGGAGTACACCCATCCACCAGCACTCGACGAAGACGTACAACAAGTTTTAAAACCGATTTACGATGATCTAACAACGGAGGATCTCTTAGAACGATGTACGGGCGCGAACactcaaaataataacgagagcttcaatcactgtgtgtggcaactagccccaaagcacgtattctgcggcaagcagatagtagaaatcgctacgcagtgtgctgtgtgcaccttcaatgaaggttacgacccaattttaaaaattttggagacgatgggatgcacgatagggccgagcgccgcagatttcgccgctaaatacaagaatgcgcgcatcacccaagcaaaccgccgggcgtccctggatagcaaagaggcgaggacagctcgtcggattgaacaatccattgagcacgatcttttcgaagaagcagaagggatattgtatggacctggcatcgctgattgaccgtaagtaaacgatttacctaaaatttcctcacttgaaactttgaacgcgtttttctcgaaacagcatttttcaaaacggtggccaacttggagggcagagttttaaagctatcgagttgaattttttacacaatattcttaacgtcattgtttatcgtgctatggaagctttttttttttttttgacatcttcctatttttttgtaaaaaaaactgccaaaaaaaaatgctaaaatcgatactttttgttcaaaccggcgccatttttgcaaaaaaaaaaaaaaagaaaaaagcttccatagcacgaaagccaattatataccgatcaataatctttttgtgttttttgtctcagatcaaaattgtgacccCCAATGTGGCCACCAcatccaagtgcattttctgcaacaattgtttcatcatttttatagatactaattaataaataaatcgatctttaaaaaattgttttgtattcttcaatacccaattaatatacaaaaaaaaaaccagaccgattagattattttttctttaaaaaaaaaaatcgcgaaaaacagcgatttttcgggctgtcacactggaaagccCCCTTAACTGActcgttaactgaagaatatatcttcagtcaaagGTTGACCATCGAAGAGCCTAGCCGCTTCAGTCgggaatcggcaggaaagatgaagtgcgtatttcttgtctgaaatgtagaaactaaaatcattatacatcatgtcatattatacatagtattgaagttcgaaactagagtttggatgttcggatgtgcAGAATGTGACGtcgccgaaaattttttttctcttgacgtcatcgatctatatagacgaaaatcagctaaccgaattcctcagtctggaaacaaccgcgcagtagagaggACGTATGAAAaccgcgctccgcagatttcgagtaccgggttctctacctcctgaaTCCTGCGCTCTGAGTCCACTTTCTGGTGtaactcgagttccaggacaagcgctggGTGGTTCCTgcactccaggtccgctacctggtgaaactcgacttcagaacaagcgctccgtagtttctgcgctccaggtccgccacctggtgaaactcgacttccaggacaagcgcaccgtagtttctgcgctcaaggtcGACTACCTAGTCAAACTTGAcatccaggacaagcgctgcGTGGTTCctacgctccaggtccgctacctggtgaatcTTGACTCTCGGAGGACAAgaaagacgaggagaacaaggtggacgaggaggacgaagaTTTCTGCACAGTGAGTATAGATAACATTCGTGTAATATTTAAtggaaattgtaaatatattttatctaaaattttttgagcTTGTCATGtacacaataaattatttcaattcatttttcgggcaagcacaaattcaggaGCTACAAATGCGctagaaaaattaattctattattaattaattataaaaatccttacacaatatttttgctgtgttcttatactgaaaatatttattgctattccaggtacaacccgaggtggttatcggtggttgttcgaggtggttggcgattgttggaggtggtcggaggtggacgaggaggaggacgaactgaactgagtctcaaagccctgttgacataaaagcagctatttgacagaaattatagtttatagtttacacagcccattgcatgatatttcattacaaatacatatgtttcaatgtatttaggaataatttatcaaatatacgataaaattgatgcatcggatcatcgtcgactttaacttttgaaatgtcctaccattttcgaacacctcctacctccccctgccacctccgaccatcaatggccactttcgaccaccccctatcaccttctgccagcgccgaccacctcctaacatttccgaacacctccaaccatcctatttagcTATATTaccagattagctatgatatgaaaagagaagaattattcatttcgaaatgggattctattcgacgcgcgctcgatgtattccataacattagtattcataattattccaacaacttttcatttgctctctcgatcttgaattttcataggcatagaatcgaaacgttgttttagctggtcgcaagtgaagtatctgcgttgggtagaggagcagaattgtttttcgaaaagtattcggatggaaaaaaattcagagtaactgtaatacatcacggatgcgctaattttgaacgagatgaaatggatgcttcgtatatgagacggtatttaacgctgcgtagtggtttaaagacctagaaaggtgatagggagagaaagaacgacgcttcttaacacttcgagtgtattttaacacacatttgaaagatacgagcgaaatttttcatcatccaactgtcgcagaacggcagcgttattagccgacccgtatcttcagtcaacggctgaccatcgaagggcctggccgcttgagtctggaatcggcaggagaaataaagtgcgtatttcttgtatgaaatgtgaaagctaaaatcattatacatcatatcgtATCATCATAcctcatacatcatacatcatacatcgtacatcatacatcgtacatcatacatcatcatacatagtatcaaagttcgaaaccatagtttggatgtcggacgttcagaaagtgacgtcaccaattcagaatcagctagccgaattcctcagtctggaaacaaccgcgcagtagagcggacggatgagagtcgcgctccgcaaatttcgagtatcgggttctcaacctcgcGGATcgcgcgcttcgggtccgctacgtatttcgagtaccgggttctcaacctcccggatcccgcgcttcgggtccgctacgcggtgaaactcgacttccaggataagcgctccgtggttcctggttcatgtttacaatgaattatttcaattcgtttttcgcgcaaccccaaattcggtagctgtcggtccgcaaataaaatttctcgactcccaggataagcgctccgtggttcctggttcatgtttacaataaattatttcaattcgtttttcgcgcaaccccaaattcggtggctgtcagtccgctaataaaatttctcgacttccaggataagcgctccgtggttcctggttcatgtttacaataaattatttcaattcgtttttcgcgcaaccccaaattcggtggctgtcagtccgctaataaaatttctcgacttccaggataagcgctccgtggttcctggttcatgtttacaataaattatttcaattcgtttttcgcgcaaccccaaattcggtggctgtcagtccgctaataaaatttctcgacttccaggataagcgctccgtggttcctggttcatgtttacaataaattatttcaattcgtttttcgcgcaaccccaaattcggtggctgtcagtccgctaataaaatttctcgacttccagtataagcgctccgtggttcctggttcatgtttacaataaattatttcaattcgtttttcgcgcaaccccaaattcggtggctgtcagtacgctaataaaatttctataactttataatcttctcataatctttctggtagattatatcgataaaaaaattatatcaaaccttacacattatttttgatttgttctcatgctgaaaatatttattagtattcgaggtataactcgaggtggttggcggtggtcgttgggggtggttgaaGATGGTCGGCGgtggacgaggacgaggacaaggaggacgaggatttgtgctcggtgagtagaacacttttataatatttcatggcaattgtaattatattttatttgaaatatttcaaactagtcatgtttacaataaattatttgaattcatttttcgtgcaagcacatattcagtagctatgaatgaTCTTATacaattgattatattattaattaattaattaatattcttataatatttgatggcaattgtaattatatttcatctgaaatattacaaacttgtcacgtttacaataaattatttcaattcatttttcgtgcaagcacatattcagtagctataaataatcttatacaatttattatattattaattaattaattaatattcttataatatttaatggcaattgtaattatatttcatctgaaatattacaaacttgtcacgtttacaataaattatttcaattcatttttcgtgcaagcacatattcagtagctatgaataatcttgtacaatttattacattattattaatttgattgtttacattaatccttacacaatatttttgatgtgttc is a window of Neodiprion pinetum isolate iyNeoPine1 chromosome 4, iyNeoPine1.2, whole genome shotgun sequence DNA encoding:
- the LOC138190792 gene encoding uncharacterized protein, which encodes MKTALRRFRVPGSLPPESCALSPLSGVTRVPGQALGGSCTPGPLPGETRLQNKRSVVSALQVRHLVKLDFQDKRTVVSALKVDYLVKLDIQDKRCVVPTLQVRYLVNLDSRRTRKTRRTRWTRRTKISAQYNPRWLSVVVRGGWRLLEVVGGGRGGGRTELSLKALLT